The Chitinophagales bacterium genomic sequence CATCAACGGATTGATACCATTCCTGAATTCACCTATACCAAACCTGGTATATGGAGCATTCTCCCTGTTTGACTTAGTTGAAAAGTTCTGCGTGTTTTGAGCGTAGCCGGTCCCGGCAACTACTACAATACAAATCAATAATAGGTAATGCTTATACAGCTTGTGGAACATTATGTTTCAATATTATATTCAGTCCCTTCAAAATGATATCAGGGTCTGCAAATATCTCACATTTAAGCTTGCCCTCAAAGTATTGCATATCGCCACCAGTTAACACCGCGTTAAAATCACTGTATTTGCCAGCAAATTCGTTCACCATACCATCTATTTCAGATGTGATCCCAAATACGGCTCCACTACGCATACAGGTTTCAGTATCATAGCCCAACAGCAACGTCTCTCCTCCCAGGCTTACTTCAGGTAACTTATCTGTAAACTCATGCATAGCTCTTAATCGCATGCGTAGGCCCGGTGATATAGCCCCTCCTCTGAAAGTACGGTTGTTCTGAACAAAATTGTATGTGATGCACGTGCCTAAACAAACAACCAGGTTATTCTTGGTTGGGTTAACACTGTGAGCACCCACTGCCATGGCAAGACGGTCTACTCCAACAGAATCTGACGAGTAGGCATTCATTACAGGCGTTGATGTCCGGTCATCCATCCTGATGAATCTTTTCACATTTGAAGCTAACATATCTTCAGTCGCTGCAGATTGTGAAGAGACGCTGGCAATAATGGCATACGCCGGCTTCTGCTCTTCCAATATTTCTGTCAGACGCATATGCGCGTCATGAGCAGGGAAGCTATAATTAGCCTTAAGCTGTCCGTTCTCAAATAAACCGGCCTTTACGAGGGTATTACCCCAGTCGATACAAAGATTCATTGATATTAATAAGATTTTATCAGTTAGATGCCTAAAATACTAAAATGATACTTATTGAAAGAAGAATTGCCCTACTTTTTACCACAGAATAATAATTCATTATAACTCAAGGTCCCCGAGCGACAAATCTCTGAAGTGTCCATTCATTTTTATTCTGGTCTTGGCTTGCTCAAGACTATGCAGCATGGGTGTCATCTTGCTAAGATGCTTACGTATATATTCCAGTCTTTGCGTTTCTGTTAACAGGTTCAGCAATTCATATTCCTGCATGAGTTCCATACCTGTATAATGAGCTATTTTATAGGACAACACGCCTGTGTCTGTTTGCGGGAATTTTTCCTCAACATTCAATAGTGCATATAGCCGTTTCACCTCGGTGAGTATCGTTGCAGAAATCCTTGTATCATCAGGCTCCAATATATTTTCCGGGTAATTCACAATTGCGCCTGAATACATTTTGTCCGGCACTTCCTTTACGACATGTAATATCTTAAAGACACTTACCCCCCTGGCCTTTATATCCATTTCACCATCGTTGTATTCTTTTACAAGTTCTATCACCTCGAGTGAGGTTCCATATTCCTGGACACCGTTATTCATCACTACGGGTATACCAAAATGTTTCTTTTCCTGTATACATTCATTTATAAGTTGTTTATACCTGGGCTCAAATATGTGAAGGTTTAATGGTTCCGTAGGATAAACAACAATATTTAAGGGGAAAATCGGTATAAAATTCGTCATGTTATTTGTTTGTGTTTTTCACCTCTGCAGATTGGAGCTTCATAGCATGCGCCATCCACAATAAAAAGAATAGATAAAGGTACACACCAAATTGCAATTCAAGGAAGGGCTCAACCATCAGTGGTACGAACATGACGAACCAGGTACTGAATAAGAAAAAACCACTCCTGTCCCGGTGTACCCACTTCAAAGGATAAAATATCCATACAAGGAATAACAACAGTGCTGGCAAACCACAACCTAAAGCCACAACGAGAAACTGGTTGTGCGGCTTGAGTTGCTGAAAAGCCGGCACCGAAGGATAATACTTATTATAGCCTTCTCTCATCACGTCGTGCATGTCGCCTATGCCCGTACCTGCCCATAAGTGGTCAGGCAATATTTTCAGTGTCACATCATAGGACACCAGGCGGCCGATGTCGCTGTAATCACTATCAAAATGCCCTTCTTCAAATACCTTCCACGAGTACCTGAAATAATCTACTTTTTGTTCAAAAGTAGGCACGTACTTATAGGCGCTGATAGCAAATAGTACAATAAGTAACAGTATTGCCAGGCCCGTGAATGGTTTGCGTTTGAACACTATATAAACTGCATACAGCAGTACGAACAGGTAGAATACCAATAGACCTGTCTTCACGGCTACAACATGCAGGTAAACACAAAGGATCACCAATGATATATATATAAATAACTTCGCCGGTTTATTCGTCAAAATAGGCACCATAAAAAAACACCATATTATGAATAGCGATATTGACAGGCTGTAACGTATGTAATCGTGAGATGCAAGCGTTGGCATCACTTTCGAGAATCGATACTGCTCTATATAATACCCGGGGTCAGAAACAAGAAAATATATACTATACCCTACGCTTCCAAGAAACAAGATAGCAGCACCTACAGTAAACATGCGTAGTTGTTTTTCAGAAAATGCAGGTAACAGTGAAAATGAAAGAGGTAATAATAATACCGGCAATTTCACAGATACCCTTTCATTCCACTGAGGTATATTATCGCTCCACAGGCCGGAAACTACATAAATGCCTACCCACGCTACACCCAATAGCCACCATTTGTTTCTGAACCAGTGACGGGGGTGCACGCCAATAAGTCCGTTAATACCAAATGCAATTGTACTTGCAGAAAGCAATGCCCTTGACAATAAAAAACCGGCCAGCATACCCAATGCACAGACAATGGCTATATTCGTCTTTATTTCCGGGTTATAATTAAGAGATATATTTTTACTCACGATTGCGATATATACCTAAAACGGTTGTAAATTCATTTTAGTGCAAGACAAGATAAGACAACTTTTATCAGACATACAAGCGGGTGATTATAAAGCACTGGCAAGAGGAATTACTATTATAGAAAATTCATTGCCCGGTTACGAAGATATACTGCTGCAACTTACCAACAAAAGCAAGGCAAAATTAATAGGTATCACCGGGCCTCCCGGAGCCGGGAAAAGCACCCTGGTGAGTGCGTTGCTTAAATTCTGGTCCAAACAAGGAAAAAAGATAGCTGTTATCGCCGTCGACCCCTCCTCTCCCTTCAATTATGGCGCTCTACTTGGCGATCGTATAAGAATGAATGAGTTTTATAACGACCCGAATGTATTTATCAGGTCACTCGCCAGTCGGGGAGCATTAGGAGGACTGCATCCTAAGATCATTGAAATATCAGATGTTGTCAGGCAGGCACCGTTTGACATAGTATTGATAGAAACCGTAGGTGTTGGCCAAAGCGAAGTGGAAATAGCAGGGTTGGCTGATTGCAGTATTGTAACACTGGTGCCCGAAGCCGGAGATGAGGTACAAACACTGAAAGCAGGTATCATGGAGATAGCAGACATATTTGTGATCAATAAAGCCGACAGGGATGCTGCCGATGCACTATTTGCCAGTTTAAGGATAATGGTACATCAAAAAGCAACAAATGCAGGTGAGATACCCGTTATCAAAACGATAGCTACAGAAGGTACGGGCATAACTCAATTGGCTGAGAGCATTGACAACTATTTTGACCACCTCAACAGCCACTCTGAGCATAAAGTGATTCTGCTCACAGAAAAATGCTGGCAAATACTACAGGCACAGAGGATGAAAGGCCTGGATAAAACATCTATAAAAAAGGAATTAGCTTCAGCACTGACCCGACCTGATTTCAATCTATATGCTTTTACCAGGCATATTTTGTCAGAATAATTACTATAAACTAAATATTAACATTCGTGGATAATATCTGCATGATGATTTAGCAGATTCCATTTTAGTTATATTTACATTTGGAGGACTGTGCGCAGAGTACCCTTTAAATACATATGTACAGTACGATAAGAGTTCGGGAAATATGCTGATTGATTTCATCGCAGGTTCTAAGATCGATTTTTACAAAATTGCACCGGTAATTGCAGCCGTTCAGGAGCAACAGGATGCTGGCGTAGACATCGGCTACCGTCTTATATATACCGGAACAAAAGTTGATATTGAGCCCGAAGATGAAGGTTTTTCTCACTACAGCATACCTGCACCCAATATTCTGCTAGACATATCAGAACCAGACCCTGCAGCCTATGCCGCTGCTGCATTGATGCGCTATGAGCAAGTGCTTGTATCGGGGAAACCAAACATCGTAATGTTATTTGGCCATAGCACCGGTGTTATGGCATGTAGCCTGGTAGCTGCCAAAACCGCAGATATAAAAATAGCACACATAGGATCGGGGATGAGGAGCTTCAATCGTTATTCAGGCGATGAGGTAAATCGGAAAGTTATCGATTCTGTTACAGATTACTATTTCCCGATAGCCCAATCGTCCGGGGAGAACCTACGAAATGAAGGGGTACCTGATGACTATATTTTCTTTGTCGGAAACCCCGTTTCTGACCTTGTAAACAGGGAAATGGCGGATATGCCGCAACCCGCTATCTGGAACGCCCTGAAACTTCAGCAAAAAAGATACTTCCTCCTCAACCTGGAACATTCCAGCGTAACAGGCAGCCAGGCGAGAATGAAATCATTGCTACTGCAGGTCATAAGGCTCTCGAAAGGTTTGCAGATAATACTACCCGTAAATAATGACTCGTCAAAAACACTCAAGTCATTGGGAATAAAAGCTCCTAACCTGCATATAATTGAATCGCAAGGAATTAGTTCACTTTATTACTTGGCACATCACGCAAAAGCTGTTCTGACAGATACTGAACAATTACAGGATGAAACGACACTGATGCAAATACCATGTATGACCCTGCTGAAAAGTGTTGCACGACCAGATACTTATACCATTGGTTTCAACGAGATCGTCGGGTTACAGCCTGAATCCATGACTGAGGCTTTTCATAAGTTATTTGCGGGAGATTGGAAAAAAGGACGTATACCCTACTTATGGGACGGCAAAGTGGCCGGCAGAATACTGTCCGTGCTCAAAAAACTGTCATAGTTATCCACATACCGTTGAAAATTCAATCCTCAATTAACAGCGTGATAACCCTTACACATTATAATTCACGGTTTTATTACCCTAACTTTACGTATAATAAATACGCATATCATTACTGATATGATTCAACTACCATCGCATCTTCTATATCTGCTTTGTTTTGTCAGCGCGCTGATCATCAGCATTATCTCCATACCTCAGATAATTATGGTGGCGACAAAAAAGAGGTTGTATGACACTCCTGACAATGACAGGAAAATACACCTGCGTGTCATCCCCAACCTTGGTGGCATTGGTATATTCTTTGGTTTTATTACTACTGCCTCTCTCTTCATTTCACCCGAAGCATTTGCCAAATGGAACTACATCATAGCGGCCTCTTTATTGTTGTTCCTGGTAGGTATTGCCGATGACCTGATATCGCTCAGTCCGTCAAAAAAATTCTTTACTCAGTTCATCGCAGCTTTTATCGTCGTTTGTGTAGCAGACATCAGGCTGAAGTCACTACATGGTATACTAGGCGTTTATGGAGACCTGCCCTACTGGTGGAGTGCTATTTTTAGTATCGTAGGCGTGATTTTTATCACAAACGCCTACAACCTGATAGACGGTATTGACGGACTGGCAGGCTCTATAGGTGTACTTTCCACTTTAACCTTAGGCATATCTTTAGCAGGGTTTGGTCACCCGGGCGCAGCATGTCTTTCTTTCTGCCTCTTAGGTGGCATCGTAGGATTTCTTCGCTACAATATCTCCCCTGCCAAAATATTTATGGGAGATACCGGCTCCCTGCTTATTGGTTTTATCATATCCCTGCTATGCATCATGGCAGTAAACACCTTTAACGCAGAAAGCAGCTTTGCTAAAATAGTTACCTCTCCGGCCAATATGCTGGTCATTGGGCTTTCAGTGCTTTTCGTACCTGTTTTTGACACATTCAGGGTATTTACTACCCGCCTTATGAAAGGCGTATCTCCTTTCAAAGCCGACAGGACACATCTGCACCATTACCTGCTGGATATGGGTTTTACGCATACAGATACGGTTGTCGTGCTGATCGTAGCTAATATCCTGATAATTACCGTATCTCTGCTGATGCAGGACTTTAATCCCAACTTTGCGATTTTCAGCATATTAGCCATTTCGATGAGCCTGTTTGCAATATTGTACTATATGCGCAAAGCCAAGCTGGCCCAGATAGCCAATTCGGCCAATAACCCGCCCAAAGGTAAAACACAGGAATTTCCTGTAAACAAATTCAACGATGCAGCTAACGGGAAATAACTAATTACTGCTCTACCATATAGGAACTACCCTGGTACCTGTACAGGTATACGTGCTTATTCTCATAATACATGATATCACCCTTCTCGTTGGTTTCGGGTTTTATCTCATAACGGGTAAACGGAGCTCCTCCGGTATCCCAAAGGTGTTCATTAAAAATGGTGCCATATCTTTTCAATAGGTTGGCATACCAAAGCATGGTCTCATACCCGCGAAATACCATATTATCAGCCTTGCCTACATACTTCCTTTTATAGGCATTCATTACGGCCTGTCCTGAAGCGGTAGATGGGTCGAAATAGAAAGGACTGGTAAAATATATGACGATATTAGGATAAGCATCTGCTTTTTTAAGCGAAATCATGTTATCCCATGATGGCATGCCCCATACTTCAAACTGGTAATCGGGAAACCATTGGTTCAGCCTCAGCAAAATGCCGTCTACATACTTATCATTAAGTATGGGCATAACGATAACATTCTTGATATCCTTGCTCAGTAATGGTAACAACTGGTCGCGGGTAGGCATTTCATCACAAGGCACCTTTTTAAATTCTATGGCATTATTGGTAACAAAATTGCTGAGTGCAACATTGTCTACCGATACCGTTGTCCTGTAAAAGAGCAAGGGTGTAATGATACCATTCTTCTTATAAATGAATTGCTCAACGGCATCGCAGTGGGTTTCCAACGTGGGTTGTATCATCATAAAGTACGGATTGTCTGATACACTATGATTGGAAGGCGACAATGCAGATACAAAGTTAATATGATGCTTCTTGGCATAATTAGCTATCAATGGGAAATCTTTGGAAGACAGGATGCCCAATATCAGGTCAGATCCCATGAAAGCATCTGTATTGACAAGCGTAGCGGGCGATTCGAGCTCATCAGCTACGTCATAGATATACAGGTCGAATTTGTAGCCCAACTTCTTAAGCGTGTCTGTTGCCAGTACCATGCCTTCGTAAAACTTGAGCGATGGTATTACTTTATCCGGAAGCTTTGTTTTATCTACAACCTTACCGTCCTGCACCAGCTCAGAAAGATATAAAGGTGCCAGCACATCTATCCTGTACCTCTCCTTTATGTCTGATGGCGGGTATATGGAAGGTGGTTTCTTTTCAACTGTATTTTTTGTATGAACAGAGGGCCTGTTGGCTTTCTCAGAAGGGTGTTGTTCGTAATATTTCTGCTGTTCGGCCCTTCTTTCTGCTTCTCGCCTTGCCTGCCTGCGCTCCCTGCGACTTTGTGCATGCACTTCCGTGCTGCACATAACCGCGATGGCCATTCCTAACAATATAATACATACTGTATTCCTCATAACGCCGTCTTTACGACTACTATTCCCATTCTATTGTTGCAGGTGGTTTCGAGCTGATGTCGTATACTACCCTGTTGATACCGTTTACCCTGTTGATAATGTCGTTAGACACTTTTGCCAGGAAATCATATGGCACATGCGCCCAGTCAGCGGTCATGCCATCTACAGATGTTACTGCCCGCAGGGCAACTGTAAACTCGTAGGTACGCTCATCACCCATAACGCCTACACTCTGTACAGGTAGTAATATCGCGCCTGCCTGCCAGATATCATGGTATAAACCAAAATCGCGCATATGCTGGATGTATATGGCATCTGCCTCTTGCAGCATACGCACCTTTTCGGCAGTCACCTCGCCTAACACACGGATACCCAGACCCGGACCAGGGAAAGGATGGCGTTGCAGGAATACATCGTCGATACCCAATTCACGGCCTATGCGCCTTACCTCATCTTTGAACAGGAAGCGTAGTGGCTCAACCAGTTCCATGTGCATTTTCTCTGGTAGTCCGCCCACATTGTGGTGCGACTTGATCGTTACAGACGGGCCATTTACAGATACCGACTCTATTACATCAGGATAGATAGTACCCTGCCCCAGGTAAGCAACATCTTTTATTTTCAACGACTCCTCATAGAATACATCGATAAACAAGCCGCCAATAATTTTCCTTTTTCCTTCAGGATCTGATACACCCGCCAGCTTATCGTAGAACATCTGTTTGGCGTCGATACCTTTCGTATTCAGGCCAAGATGCGCGTAACCGTCCAGCACCTGCTGAAACTCGTCTTTGCGCAACAGGCCGTTATCTACAAATATGCAATACAGGTTGTCGCCAATGGCTTTATGTATCAGTGTAGCAGCAACAGTAGAATCGACCCCACCACTCAGTGCCATCACCACCTTACCATCACCTACCTGCTCTTTTATTCGGGCTACTGTTTCCTGTATGAACGCTGCAGGCGTCCAGTCGCGGCTGCAACCACAAATGTCTACCGCAAAATTCTTAAGCAACTGCTTTCCATCAGTGCTATGTGTCACCTCGGGGTGAAACTGTATAGCATAGACAGGATTCTTAGCATACCCTTCAGCCGATGTAAATGCCGCAACGGGAATACTCTCCGTTTTAGCTATCACTGTAAAGCCTTCCGGCAGCTCCTTGATCGTATCGCTATGACTCATCCACACCTGCGAACCACTTGATATAGTAGCTAATAATGGGTTGTCTACCAGATCTTTAAGATGTGCACGACCGTATTCCCTGTGTGTAGATTTTCCTACGGCACCACCTGATTGCTGAGCTAACAACTGAGCACCGTAACATACGGCCAGAACGGGTAGCTTATCAGCTATAGCCTTGATATCCGGCTTGGGGGCATTGGGGTCATTCACAGAGAAAGGACTACCTGACAGTATTACCCCTTTCAGTTGCTCATCATACTCAACCGGTTTGGTGCAAGGTTGTATCTCGCAATAAATATTCATTTCGCGGATACCCCTGGCTATCAGCTGGGTGTATTGCGAACCAAAATCGAGTATCAGTATCTTTTCGTTCATGCAGTATATGTAATAATATTATTATGCTTCTCCTGTAGTACCGCCAAAATTGAATGGTATGTTTACCTGCTCCTGCTCCTGTATCACACCATTCTGGGCTTCAAAGCGTTTCACGTTCTCCACCAACGCGCGCATCAGCCTTTTGGCGTGGTGCGGGGTCATTACTACCCTTGATTTTACCTTGGCTTTAGGCACGTTTGGCATTACATTTACAAAGTCGAATACAAATTCGGCAAATGAGTGCGTAATGATCACCAGGTTAGAATAAACGCCATCAGACATCTCTTCTGTCAGCTCTATATTCAATTGTTGTTCTTGCGATTGTCCTTCTTGCATCTTGATCGTTTATTAATAAGGCTGCAAAGTTAAAAAAAGAAAACCAGTGCCATGAATAAAATAAGAATAGTAACAAAGCATTATTTCTGAGTGCCACGGGGCAACCTACACATACAGGTCGAGGAACCAGAAACCATACCCCTCGCCCTTATCAGGATCGGGAGAAGGATATACAGTATGCACCACTTCGCCCAACTGTATAGGAATGGGAGCTTTGAAATACGGAGCGTTGTACACAAAAGTGTGGAACTCCCCATTCTCCCCACAAGGGTCAACACCGGCGGGCAGGTCGTTCAGCAAAGATGAGTCTATCTTTCTTCCAAGAAACTCTTTGCCTAAAACTGCCTCATTAACGCATACGATAACCGCTTCAATACCCACATTGTCAACCAGTTGCACCATATCTCGAGTATCCATCCCCCAAACAGGGAATATACCTTTGAAACCTGCTGTCGCTAACTGGTCTTCACGATACCTCCTCAGGTCTTCCAGGAAAATATCGCCGAACGCTGCCGTGGTTATGTTTTCCTGTTTCAGTTGTGCCAGTACATGGGTCATGGCCTCGTTGTACACATCGTGCGAGGGTGAAGGCGGCAGGTGTACTTTTTTATGCCTGATGCCCATCCGTTCTGCCTGCATATCAAGCAACTGCTCACGAACACCGTGCATCACTACCCTATCCTTCTCGCTGTTAACAGTAGTCAGCAAAGTTGTCACATCATAACGCTCGTCCTGCCGCAACAGGTGATAAGCCAGTGCAGCATCTTTGCCGGAGCTCCAGTTCAAAACGGTTTTTACCATGGCTGCAAAACAACGGATAAAATCCTGAAAATATACAACAGTGAACACCATTATACATTTAAGAAAACCTCAACCATACCTGCCGAAAACCGGTTTGTATCGTTTTGTTATGTTTTGTTATGTAAAACGACACCCTTGTAAAAAAGTACCTTCCTAACCGATTGATAGTCAATAGCAGCATTTTCAGCCCCAAAAGGCCTGCAATCAATTGGAAATATTCTGCATACATAACAAAACTACAGTGCTTAGACTTTATTGGTTTGTAATATTTGCTATTTCAAAGAGCTTCACTCAAATAATACAAATTTACATAAAATAAACGTACTATACAATTAATTATCAGCAATACAATGACCAATATCATCAATAATAAGCTCAGTAATATTTTTAACTTTGGCGCTCATTATCATCTCAGCAAATGACACTCGAAGAGAGATTAATAGCACGCAGCGGAAATAAATGTGAATTATGCGAGGCCGAAGGCCATATGAATGTATATGAAGTGCCCCCGCAAACGGGAGGTTATGAAGAGCATAATATACTGATATGCGATAAATGCCTGGCACAAATAGATAAGAAAGAAGAGCTGGACAATAAGCATTGGAACGTGCTGACCACCAGCATGTGGAGCGAGGTGCCGGGTGTGCAGGTAGTGAGCTGGCGTATGCTGAACAGGCTGAGAAATGAGGCATGGGCGGCAGAAAGCCTGGACATGATGTATATGGATGATGAACAACTGGCATGGGCCAAAACCAGCGGCGACCATGAGAATGATGCCAGTGTAGACCTGCACAAAGATGCCAACGGAGCACAATTATTTAACGGCGACAGCGTGGTACTGACAAAATCGCTGGACGTAAAAGGCAGTACTGTGAACGCCCGCGTAGGTACAGTAATAAAGAACATCCACCTGGTAAGTGATAATACAGAACAGATAGAAGGACGCATAGAAGGCCAGATGATAGTGGTACTGACCAAATATGTAAGAAGACAGGCTCCTAAGGAATAAAGGGGCAGGAAATATCAATAAAAATTATGCATCAGGAGCTGTAGGGTCGCCTTCATGCTCATGAAAGTGGTTCCACACGAGGCGGGCTTTTTTCTGCCCTACTACTCTTGTCAGTTCCCGCTCAGTAATAGTTTTGATATTTTTCACCGAACGGAACTCCTTGAGTAATTGCGTGGCCGTAGCCTCCCCGATTCCGGATATAGCCTCCAACTCGTTCTTAAACGTGCCTTTGCTGCGCGTATCCCTGTGGAAGGTGATACCAAAGCGGTGTACCTCATCTCTTATGTACCTTATCAGCAGGTTCACCGAGCCATTGTAGGGTAATTGTAGCGGCTCACTATCTCCGGGAAAGAATATGGATTCTTCTCTTTTGGCCAGGCCAACAACCGTCATACGGCCGGTAAGCCCCAGCTTTTCTATACTTTCCATGGCCGAGCCTAACTGTCCTTTACCACCATCTATGATCACTAGTTGCGGCAGGGGTTTCTTTTCATCCAGCAGGCGCTTGTAACGGCGATACACTACCTCAGCCATAGAGGCGAAATCGTTTATGCCTTCCACAGTTTTGATATGGTAATGGCGATAATCTTTCTTTGACGGCACACCGTTTTTGAAACATACCATTGCAGAAACGGGGAACGCCCCCTGGAAGTTGGAGTTATCGAAACACTCAATGTGTACCGGTAATTCTGAAAGCTGCAGCGCATCCTGCATTTCTTCCAACACTTCCATCTTACCTTCTTTTGAAGCTCCGCCC encodes the following:
- a CDS encoding type III pantothenate kinase, which produces MNLCIDWGNTLVKAGLFENGQLKANYSFPAHDAHMRLTEILEEQKPAYAIIASVSSQSAATEDMLASNVKRFIRMDDRTSTPVMNAYSSDSVGVDRLAMAVGAHSVNPTKNNLVVCLGTCITYNFVQNNRTFRGGAISPGLRMRLRAMHEFTDKLPEVSLGGETLLLGYDTETCMRSGAVFGITSEIDGMVNEFAGKYSDFNAVLTGGDMQYFEGKLKCEIFADPDIILKGLNIILKHNVPQAV
- a CDS encoding LON peptidase substrate-binding domain-containing protein, whose product is MTNFIPIFPLNIVVYPTEPLNLHIFEPRYKQLINECIQEKKHFGIPVVMNNGVQEYGTSLEVIELVKEYNDGEMDIKARGVSVFKILHVVKEVPDKMYSGAIVNYPENILEPDDTRISATILTEVKRLYALLNVEEKFPQTDTGVLSYKIAHYTGMELMQEYELLNLLTETQRLEYIRKHLSKMTPMLHSLEQAKTRIKMNGHFRDLSLGDLEL
- a CDS encoding O-antigen ligase family protein, producing the protein MSKNISLNYNPEIKTNIAIVCALGMLAGFLLSRALLSASTIAFGINGLIGVHPRHWFRNKWWLLGVAWVGIYVVSGLWSDNIPQWNERVSVKLPVLLLPLSFSLLPAFSEKQLRMFTVGAAILFLGSVGYSIYFLVSDPGYYIEQYRFSKVMPTLASHDYIRYSLSISLFIIWCFFMVPILTNKPAKLFIYISLVILCVYLHVVAVKTGLLVFYLFVLLYAVYIVFKRKPFTGLAILLLIVLFAISAYKYVPTFEQKVDYFRYSWKVFEEGHFDSDYSDIGRLVSYDVTLKILPDHLWAGTGIGDMHDVMREGYNKYYPSVPAFQQLKPHNQFLVVALGCGLPALLLFLVWIFYPLKWVHRDRSGFFLFSTWFVMFVPLMVEPFLELQFGVYLYLFFLLWMAHAMKLQSAEVKNTNK
- the meaB gene encoding methylmalonyl Co-A mutase-associated GTPase MeaB, encoding MQDKIRQLLSDIQAGDYKALARGITIIENSLPGYEDILLQLTNKSKAKLIGITGPPGAGKSTLVSALLKFWSKQGKKIAVIAVDPSSPFNYGALLGDRIRMNEFYNDPNVFIRSLASRGALGGLHPKIIEISDVVRQAPFDIVLIETVGVGQSEVEIAGLADCSIVTLVPEAGDEVQTLKAGIMEIADIFVINKADRDAADALFASLRIMVHQKATNAGEIPVIKTIATEGTGITQLAESIDNYFDHLNSHSEHKVILLTEKCWQILQAQRMKGLDKTSIKKELASALTRPDFNLYAFTRHILSE
- a CDS encoding UDP-N-acetylglucosamine 2-epimerase, which gives rise to MLIDFIAGSKIDFYKIAPVIAAVQEQQDAGVDIGYRLIYTGTKVDIEPEDEGFSHYSIPAPNILLDISEPDPAAYAAAALMRYEQVLVSGKPNIVMLFGHSTGVMACSLVAAKTADIKIAHIGSGMRSFNRYSGDEVNRKVIDSVTDYYFPIAQSSGENLRNEGVPDDYIFFVGNPVSDLVNREMADMPQPAIWNALKLQQKRYFLLNLEHSSVTGSQARMKSLLLQVIRLSKGLQIILPVNNDSSKTLKSLGIKAPNLHIIESQGISSLYYLAHHAKAVLTDTEQLQDETTLMQIPCMTLLKSVARPDTYTIGFNEIVGLQPESMTEAFHKLFAGDWKKGRIPYLWDGKVAGRILSVLKKLS
- a CDS encoding undecaprenyl/decaprenyl-phosphate alpha-N-acetylglucosaminyl 1-phosphate transferase gives rise to the protein MIQLPSHLLYLLCFVSALIISIISIPQIIMVATKKRLYDTPDNDRKIHLRVIPNLGGIGIFFGFITTASLFISPEAFAKWNYIIAASLLLFLVGIADDLISLSPSKKFFTQFIAAFIVVCVADIRLKSLHGILGVYGDLPYWWSAIFSIVGVIFITNAYNLIDGIDGLAGSIGVLSTLTLGISLAGFGHPGAACLSFCLLGGIVGFLRYNISPAKIFMGDTGSLLIGFIISLLCIMAVNTFNAESSFAKIVTSPANMLVIGLSVLFVPVFDTFRVFTTRLMKGVSPFKADRTHLHHYLLDMGFTHTDTVVVLIVANILIITVSLLMQDFNPNFAIFSILAISMSLFAILYYMRKAKLAQIANSANNPPKGKTQEFPVNKFNDAANGK
- the guaA gene encoding glutamine-hydrolyzing GMP synthase, which gives rise to MNEKILILDFGSQYTQLIARGIREMNIYCEIQPCTKPVEYDEQLKGVILSGSPFSVNDPNAPKPDIKAIADKLPVLAVCYGAQLLAQQSGGAVGKSTHREYGRAHLKDLVDNPLLATISSGSQVWMSHSDTIKELPEGFTVIAKTESIPVAAFTSAEGYAKNPVYAIQFHPEVTHSTDGKQLLKNFAVDICGCSRDWTPAAFIQETVARIKEQVGDGKVVMALSGGVDSTVAATLIHKAIGDNLYCIFVDNGLLRKDEFQQVLDGYAHLGLNTKGIDAKQMFYDKLAGVSDPEGKRKIIGGLFIDVFYEESLKIKDVAYLGQGTIYPDVIESVSVNGPSVTIKSHHNVGGLPEKMHMELVEPLRFLFKDEVRRIGRELGIDDVFLQRHPFPGPGLGIRVLGEVTAEKVRMLQEADAIYIQHMRDFGLYHDIWQAGAILLPVQSVGVMGDERTYEFTVALRAVTSVDGMTADWAHVPYDFLAKVSNDIINRVNGINRVVYDISSKPPATIEWE
- a CDS encoding DUF3467 domain-containing protein, whose translation is MQEGQSQEQQLNIELTEEMSDGVYSNLVIITHSFAEFVFDFVNVMPNVPKAKVKSRVVMTPHHAKRLMRALVENVKRFEAQNGVIQEQEQVNIPFNFGGTTGEA
- a CDS encoding adenine nucleotide alpha hydrolase, with translation MVKTVLNWSSGKDAALAYHLLRQDERYDVTTLLTTVNSEKDRVVMHGVREQLLDMQAERMGIRHKKVHLPPSPSHDVYNEAMTHVLAQLKQENITTAAFGDIFLEDLRRYREDQLATAGFKGIFPVWGMDTRDMVQLVDNVGIEAVIVCVNEAVLGKEFLGRKIDSSLLNDLPAGVDPCGENGEFHTFVYNAPYFKAPIPIQLGEVVHTVYPSPDPDKGEGYGFWFLDLYV
- a CDS encoding PhnA domain-containing protein, yielding MTLEERLIARSGNKCELCEAEGHMNVYEVPPQTGGYEEHNILICDKCLAQIDKKEELDNKHWNVLTTSMWSEVPGVQVVSWRMLNRLRNEAWAAESLDMMYMDDEQLAWAKTSGDHENDASVDLHKDANGAQLFNGDSVVLTKSLDVKGSTVNARVGTVIKNIHLVSDNTEQIEGRIEGQMIVVLTKYVRRQAPKE